One Nostoc punctiforme PCC 73102 DNA window includes the following coding sequences:
- the recN gene encoding DNA repair protein RecN: protein MLLCLRIENFALIDQLELEFGAGLNVLTGETGAGKSIILDAIDAALGGKVSSRVIRTGTSRAMVEATFTSNPPLAAWLTEQEIDLLDENSVVISREITATATNIRSRSRVNGVLVNRQIMGGMRDRLVEITAQGQTVQVGQSAQVRDWLDLYGGDSLMQQRHKVATSFNTYQQAHLALEKRRTSERERLQQLDLLTYQVQELGAANLNEPNELEQLGQERERLNHVVDLQQMSYKVYQALYQNDNETPAAADLLGDSEATLNDMVEYDTQLQHLLELVRDAQAAVMEVGRQINAYGDGLEADPQRLEEVEERIQELKQICRKYGPTLTEAIAYYQRIQGELAQLNDSEQSIENLEQQEKACFEKLTQATNQLTQLRSKAAANLESRLIAELKPLAMEKVKFLVEIVPTFPTVMGADKITFTFSSNPGEPLQPLTEVASGGEMSRFLLALKACFSQVDVAGTMVFDEIDVGVSGRVAQAIAEKLHQLSQRNQVLCVTHQPLVAAMADRHFRVDKQTINQGKGKKANNENSEQRTVVRVTTLDNLTTRREELAQLAGGKSASDAIAFAESLLLQAANHRQKIKN from the coding sequence ATGTTGCTTTGCCTGCGAATTGAAAACTTTGCCTTAATTGACCAACTGGAATTGGAATTTGGCGCGGGACTAAATGTGCTGACAGGTGAAACCGGCGCTGGAAAATCGATTATTTTGGATGCCATTGATGCTGCTTTAGGCGGTAAAGTCTCTAGTCGAGTTATTCGCACAGGGACAAGTCGAGCGATGGTAGAAGCAACTTTTACCTCAAATCCCCCCCTAGCGGCTTGGTTGACTGAACAAGAAATAGATTTGCTTGATGAAAATTCCGTAGTTATTAGCCGAGAAATCACAGCCACTGCTACTAATATCCGCAGTCGATCGCGGGTGAATGGCGTGTTGGTAAATCGGCAGATTATGGGAGGAATGCGCGATCGCTTGGTGGAAATCACAGCCCAAGGTCAAACGGTACAAGTGGGACAATCTGCCCAAGTCCGCGACTGGTTAGATTTATATGGCGGTGACTCTTTAATGCAGCAGCGTCATAAAGTCGCTACGAGTTTTAATACTTACCAACAGGCGCATTTAGCATTAGAAAAACGCCGGACATCAGAACGGGAACGGTTGCAACAACTAGATTTGCTCACTTATCAAGTGCAGGAATTGGGAGCAGCTAATCTCAATGAACCTAATGAATTGGAACAGTTGGGACAAGAACGAGAACGTCTGAATCATGTCGTCGATTTGCAACAGATGAGTTACAAGGTCTATCAAGCTTTGTATCAAAACGACAATGAGACTCCAGCCGCAGCAGATTTACTGGGAGACAGTGAAGCTACATTAAATGACATGGTGGAGTACGATACCCAACTACAACACCTGTTGGAATTGGTTAGGGACGCGCAAGCTGCGGTGATGGAAGTGGGAAGACAGATTAATGCTTATGGGGATGGTTTGGAAGCCGATCCGCAGCGATTGGAAGAGGTGGAAGAACGGATTCAAGAATTAAAGCAAATTTGCCGCAAGTATGGGCCGACACTTACAGAAGCGATCGCTTATTACCAACGTATCCAAGGGGAATTAGCGCAACTTAATGACAGCGAACAATCTATTGAAAATTTAGAACAGCAAGAAAAAGCGTGTTTTGAAAAACTCACCCAAGCAACTAATCAGTTAACTCAATTGCGGAGTAAGGCGGCTGCTAATTTAGAATCACGTTTGATCGCTGAACTCAAGCCTTTAGCGATGGAAAAGGTGAAGTTTTTGGTTGAGATAGTGCCTACCTTCCCCACTGTTATGGGAGCAGATAAAATTACCTTTACATTTAGTTCTAACCCTGGAGAACCACTGCAACCTTTAACGGAAGTTGCCTCTGGCGGAGAAATGAGCCGCTTTTTACTAGCGCTGAAAGCTTGTTTTTCTCAGGTTGATGTGGCTGGGACAATGGTTTTTGATGAAATTGATGTTGGGGTTTCGGGAAGAGTCGCCCAAGCGATCGCGGAAAAATTACACCAGCTAAGTCAACGCAATCAGGTATTGTGTGTTACCCACCAGCCTTTAGTTGCGGCAATGGCTGATCGCCATTTCCGCGTCGATAAGCAAACTATCAATCAAGGCAAAGGTAAAAAAGCTAACAATGAAAATTCCGAGCAGCGTACTGTTGTCAGAGTTACTACCTTGGATAATTTAACCACTCGCCGGGAAGAATTAGCACAGTTAGCTGGTGGTAAATCTGCAAGTGACGCGATCGCTTTTGCCGAATCTTTGTTATTGCAAGCTGCTAACCATCGTCAAAAAATTAAAAATTAA
- a CDS encoding ABC1 kinase family protein, with amino-acid sequence MIVKTLPPSSRPIQEDSRNGTSSRSELDVIDIVPEENGTPSLVVRSPRLLAAQKIGATAEPETLYDPVSIAAHYQNRPLQVLRRIFAVLGPTLSFAFGLWSDSKRGIVVKNDRRRATQLRVLLTQLGPAYIKIGQALSTRPDLVPTVYLEELTKLQDQLPPFPNELAYQFIQEELGAPPEEVYAELSAQPIAAASLGQVYKGKLKSGEEVAVKVQRPDLRERITIDLYILRNIAAWVQKTVKRVRSDLVGILDELGDRIFEEMDYIHEGENAERFFELYGHIKDIYVPKIYWEYTNRRVLTMEWINGIKLTQTEEISAQGIDARYLIEVGVQCSLRQLLEHGFFHADPHPGNLLATPDGKLAYLDFGMMSEIKPPQRYGLIEAIVHVVNRDFEGLAKDYVKLDFLSPETDLTPIIPAFARVFADAQGASVADLNIKSITDELSALMYEYPFRVPPYYALIIRSLVTLEGIAIFIDPNFKVLSEAYPYVSKRLLTDQAPQLRASLQDLLFKDGRFRWNRLENLLRNARNSQDYDFNLVLNQGIEFLSSERGAFILDKLVDESVNGLDALSKNVLHNFTSLLRERVGLTAVNEAPAATVEQQQTLEHIKHILGILRETRGFDPLQLATQISQLLVNSDVQRLGQQIANRFTQKAIARLIRQLLAS; translated from the coding sequence ATGATTGTTAAGACACTTCCCCCTAGTTCTCGACCGATTCAGGAGGATAGTCGCAACGGCACAAGTAGCCGAAGCGAACTGGACGTTATAGATATAGTGCCAGAAGAAAATGGTACACCGAGCTTAGTTGTACGTTCGCCAAGACTCTTAGCAGCCCAAAAGATCGGGGCAACAGCCGAACCTGAGACGCTTTACGATCCCGTGAGCATAGCCGCGCATTATCAAAACAGACCCCTGCAAGTTTTACGGCGGATTTTCGCCGTGTTGGGGCCGACTTTATCCTTTGCTTTTGGGTTGTGGTCGGATAGTAAACGGGGAATTGTCGTCAAAAATGACCGCCGCCGAGCCACTCAGCTTCGAGTATTGCTGACTCAACTGGGGCCTGCTTATATCAAAATTGGACAAGCTTTGTCCACTAGACCGGATCTCGTTCCTACCGTATATCTAGAAGAATTAACCAAGCTACAAGACCAATTACCACCTTTTCCTAACGAACTTGCTTACCAGTTTATCCAAGAAGAACTAGGCGCACCTCCAGAAGAGGTTTACGCTGAACTCTCGGCCCAGCCAATTGCTGCGGCTTCCTTGGGACAAGTATATAAAGGTAAGCTAAAAAGTGGTGAAGAAGTTGCCGTAAAAGTCCAACGCCCCGACTTAAGAGAGCGAATCACCATAGACTTGTATATCTTGCGTAACATCGCTGCTTGGGTGCAGAAAACAGTCAAACGGGTAAGAAGTGATTTAGTTGGGATTCTCGATGAATTAGGCGATCGCATCTTTGAAGAGATGGACTATATTCACGAAGGTGAAAACGCCGAAAGATTTTTCGAGTTGTACGGTCATATAAAAGACATCTACGTACCGAAAATTTACTGGGAATATACCAATCGTCGCGTTTTGACGATGGAATGGATTAACGGTATTAAACTAACCCAGACAGAAGAAATTAGTGCCCAAGGCATAGATGCTCGTTATCTCATTGAAGTGGGTGTCCAGTGTTCCTTGCGCCAGTTGCTAGAACATGGATTTTTCCACGCCGATCCCCACCCTGGTAATTTATTAGCAACACCAGATGGTAAATTGGCTTATCTCGACTTCGGAATGATGAGCGAGATTAAGCCACCACAGCGTTATGGTTTAATTGAAGCGATCGTCCACGTCGTCAACCGCGACTTTGAAGGATTAGCAAAAGACTACGTTAAATTAGATTTCTTATCACCAGAAACCGATTTAACACCAATTATTCCAGCTTTTGCCAGAGTCTTTGCTGATGCCCAAGGAGCCAGTGTTGCCGACCTTAACATTAAAAGCATCACCGATGAACTATCGGCTTTGATGTATGAGTATCCTTTCCGCGTACCGCCCTACTACGCCTTGATTATTCGTTCCCTTGTTACTCTCGAAGGGATTGCAATATTTATAGATCCCAACTTTAAAGTCCTCAGCGAAGCTTATCCCTACGTTTCTAAACGCCTGTTAACAGACCAAGCACCGCAATTAAGAGCATCATTGCAAGATTTGCTATTTAAAGATGGCAGATTTCGCTGGAATCGCTTAGAGAACTTGTTACGTAATGCACGTAACAGTCAAGACTACGACTTCAACTTAGTGCTGAATCAAGGGATAGAATTTCTGTCATCTGAACGTGGTGCTTTTATCCTTGATAAGCTAGTAGATGAATCTGTTAATGGACTCGATGCTTTAAGTAAAAACGTTTTGCATAACTTCACCTCCCTCTTACGGGAAAGAGTTGGATTAACAGCTGTTAATGAAGCTCCAGCAGCGACAGTTGAGCAACAACAAACTTTGGAGCATATCAAACATATATTAGGTATTCTCCGAGAAACACGAGGCTTTGACCCACTGCAACTTGCGACTCAAATTTCTCAGTTATTGGTAAATTCAGATGTACAACGTTTAGGTCAACAAATTGCCAACCGCTTCACGCAAAAAGCTATAGCTAGATTGATTCGGCAATTATTGGCATCGTAG
- the cysC gene encoding adenylyl-sulfate kinase: MRQQEPGVTVWFTGLSGAGKTTICQFVEKELRIQGYRVEVLDGDAVRQNLCKGLSFSKEDREENIRRIGFVAHLLARNNVIVLVSTISPYRKVREEVRQNIPSFIEVYVNASLEVCEQRDVKGLYKKARMGEIKNFTGIDDPYEIPLRPEVECKTNQETLYQSATKVLEKLEELGYI, from the coding sequence ATGAGACAACAAGAGCCTGGGGTGACAGTATGGTTCACTGGTTTAAGTGGTGCAGGGAAAACTACTATCTGTCAATTCGTGGAAAAGGAACTGCGGATACAGGGATACAGAGTTGAAGTTCTAGATGGTGATGCGGTACGTCAAAATCTATGCAAAGGGTTGAGTTTCAGTAAAGAGGATCGAGAAGAGAATATTCGGCGTATTGGCTTTGTGGCTCATCTTCTTGCAAGAAATAATGTAATTGTTTTGGTTTCAACCATTTCTCCTTACCGTAAGGTTCGAGAAGAAGTGCGCCAAAATATTCCAAGTTTCATTGAAGTATACGTCAATGCATCATTAGAAGTTTGTGAACAGCGAGACGTAAAAGGGTTATATAAAAAAGCCAGAATGGGGGAAATTAAGAACTTCACCGGTATTGATGATCCTTATGAAATACCACTCCGTCCTGAAGTCGAATGCAAAACTAACCAAGAAACCCTTTACCAAAGTGCAACTAAAGTTTTAGAAAAGCTGGAAGAGCTGGGTTATATATAG